Below is a genomic region from Equus quagga isolate Etosha38 chromosome 17, UCLA_HA_Equagga_1.0, whole genome shotgun sequence.
aaaaaggaaaatactaacCTCTATGCTTCACCTATTCAATTCTACCCCTCACACCCCAGGCAACCCATAATTGTTTACCTTCTGTATAAGTTtcccttctccagaatgtcatacaattGGAATCATACGCTATGGGGCTTTtccagactggcttctttcacttagcaatatgcctATCTGTCTTTTCACGGCTGGATAGATgattcccttttattgctgaataatagtccacCGAATGGATATAtcagtttatttgtccattcaccacctgaatgccacctcctctgggaagatTTCTGTGATGTCACCAGGCAGTTCCTTCATCTGAGTTGTAATGCACCCATCCCAGTCTCCACATTGTCTAATGTGCTGTATACAAGAagccttttcttctctgtctgtctctccttgaGACTaggagctccttgaggacagaggccATGGCCAGTTCACTTCTGTATCATCTGTGTCCAGCACAAAGCTTGGGATGGAGGACGGAGTCAGAAAAATGTTTGTTCGATGAATGACTGAGTGAAGAAATGTCCTGGGGATGAGGAAAATCTACAGACCTGGAGCTTGAAGGGTACACAAGGCCAGAGAGGTTTTGGGGAGAAGTACCCTGGGAGAAAGGGTTAGCGTCTGGAGGCGAGTCTAAGATCTAGGGTTGTGAGGAATGAGATTTGAGGGGAGGGCTCTGGGTGGAGAAATGGGTAGGAAAGAGGACAATGAAACAATAAGCACTTTATGAAtattcatttaatccacacaacaaccTGTGAGATAGTTATTCTTAgcgtccccattttacatatggggaaactgaggcatatcgaggtgagtaacttgcccaaggggaAATCGCTGGTTGAGGTGGTGTGAGATTCGAATCCTCAGTCTGACTCCAGTCGGTGCTCTTGTCCATGATCCGTTTGGTACAGGGCGCGGCGTGCAGTAAGTATTTAACGACAGTTAGCTGTTCCAGCTATTGTCCTTGTGAGGCGCAGGCGTGGAGCCTTCGGGGGGCAGGTTGTGGGGTCTTGGAGGTCGCCCTTGGACCTAAAGCATCCTACGAGGATGAGGCAATGGGGAAGAAGAGATGCAGCGGTAGCGTTGGTGAGGGACCCGTTGCCATGGGAACAAACGACGGCTTTCGGAGCGCGCATGCGCGGCTCGGGAAAGGGTGTTGAATCGGGGAAAGGTGACGTAAAAGCGCACGGGGTGGAGCGCAGGGCTCGGAACGTCAAAGCCCTGCGTCCTCCAGCACCCGGAGCGGAGGGAAGGCGcgctcggcggcggcggcgacgacGACAGCAGCGCCAGCTGGACCGAGACCGGGCGGCGCGAAGCTGACGTACGGAGCAGCGCGAGTGAGGCGTGAGGGCGGCGCCTGCGCCCGGGAGGACCTCCTCGGCGCGAACCGGGCGGACCAGACCCGGGTCCGGGCTGCCGAGGCCCCGCCTCTCGGGCCGTGAGACTAATCGGATTGAGAGCGCGCCGGCCCGGGCCGCGAACTCGCCAATTGCCGAGGGCGTCGGCCACCGCCCAATCCGGAGCAGACAGGTGCGAGGTCCGGAAGGCGGAGACCAATCAGCAGCGGTTGCGGCCTGCCGGGGCCGGTCTCGGCCAATGAGGAGGCCCGAGTGACATCGCCGCGAGCCAATAGGGAGTGAGGGAACGTTCGTGGCCGCCCGCCCTTCCGGCCTGAGCTCTATTTACCAGGGGCGTGCAGCCGGTTTACCAATCAGCGCGCGGCTGAGCGGCCAGGCAGCCAACCCCGGAGGCGCGGCCGGCCGGCGTCCGCCGCACCCAGGAGTTGGGGATGTCCTACAAACCCatcgcccccgcccccagcagcaCCCCCGGCTCCAGCACTCCTGGGCCCGGCACCCCGGTTCCTACAGGTGAGGATCCAGCTCCACCCCTGCTCGCCTGCCCGGGCGGTCGAGGTCTCGAAGAGGAGACGGCCTGAGTTCTGCAATACTGGGCCTGCCCGCCACcttcgctgagcctcagtttgctggCCTGTGAAGTGGGCGTCGTCACGTAAGGGCTTGTTGGTGGAGCTCAGTGGGAGGGATTTGTCCCTGAAGTTGAGCAGCCTGGAATGAAGCATCCCTTTGGAGGGAATCGGGCGAGTCCGATCCGGGGCTTGGACGCTGGGAGGAGGCGTCCCTGCCCCGCACTGACGTCTTAACCGCGCGTGTTGCAGCTGGAAGCGTCCCATCGCCGTCGGGCTCGGTGCCGGGAGCAGCTGCCCCTTTCAGACCGCTGTTTAACGACTTTGGACCGCCTTCCATGGGCTACGTGCAGGTGAGTGGGGCCTATGGATGGGGACTGGAGGCCCCCTCGTGGCCTGAGCTCACTGCCCTGTTCTCTTTTGACATAGGCAATGAAGCCACCTGGTGCCCAGGGCTCCCAGAGCACCTACACAGACCTGCTGTCGGTCATAGAGGAGATGGGCAAAGAGATCCGGCCTACCTATGCTGGCAGCAAGAGCGCCATGGAGCGCCTGAAGAGAGGTAAGTGAGGTCAGGCCCACCCCTGCTGCCCAGGAGAGTAACACTGGACAATCCTTCATTAGGAACGGAAGGACATCTGGGGGTCCCCTGAGCCAAGCCTAGACTGGGGCCAATTTCAGTCTCCAGAGAGGcattttgaattgaattgaaattgAGTCAATTTCTAGGGAAGGACCAGGGAATTTGTATTTCAACAGGGCAATTTTGAGGATTAGCCAAACCTCTGATCTCATCCAGCGCCTCATTAGATTACCGTCCCTTTTACTgaaagggaagggggtggagagGGAAAGGTCTTCCtctggagggtgggggtgagacTGTGGCGATCACTGAGACCCTGTATGTtacttccccacccccacccgcatCCCCACCCCAGGCATCATCCATGCCCGGGCCCTAGTCAGAGAGTGCCTGGCAGAGACAGAGCGGAATGCCCGCACGTAACAGGACGCGCCTCCGCCTCAGCCACTGGACCTTTCCCGGCCACTGCAGAGCGCCTCCTCCCTGGCCTTCACCCCGAGTTGCACTTCTCATCCTGGGCTTCCTGTCCTGTGTCCCTTGGTGGGTGCCCTCCAGGAACCAGGGGGCGGCTCTCACTCCAGTCGGCAGCACTAACTGGGACCCCCACGAGAGTTAGCAGCGAGGTCACTGTGAGTTTCACCCATGACCTGCCAACAGTGCTGATCCAACTGGAGCTTTCTCCCTTCGGTGGCCCCCACCACTCAGCACTTGCCCAGGACTTCTCACCACTTCTCCCAGACCCCTTCTTCCCCAGCGGGCCCTCAAAAGGCCTGTCACCTCCCTGCCTTGTCTCCTGGGCCACAGCGACTCTTTTCTCAGTGTGTCTTTTGCTAAACATGCCctttttgtataaataaaagataatttggaGTTGTTCTCTCAGCTCTTCATCTTTGAGTTTGGTACTTCTGCTAAGCCCGGGAGGGCTAGGAAGAAAGAAGGCGAGAGGAGCCTCGGGGAGGGGGAAGGGCCTGTCCAGTGGGTGAGAGAGAGGCTGACAGTTGGCCTTGCCCCAGCTGGCCATTGACCTTGGTGGAACCCTGCCCGTCTCTCGCCCTCAAGCTTCCCAGCTGGAAGTAGTGGAAAGAGTTGAGCTCTGTAGCTGAGAGCCCTGCTCTCCATCGCGTGCTGCCACCAGGGGGCAGTGCAGGGCCTCGGCTGCCTCCACAGCGGGAGGGCAATGTCACCAGCCTGGGCCTAGATCCTCTGGATGGGCCTTGATGCCTGGAGGGTGGAAATGCCATTTCACTTAAGCCACACCCTTACATGCCCCAACATCCTAAACTCTCGATCAGCCCTGGGAGGCTCTGAATACACGGGGTCTCAGACTCCTCAGAgaggagtgggggggggggtcgctgctgcttccctcccccagcccctgggaagcaGAGCCAAGGGGAGAGGACTGGCTTCCAGCATGGGTGAGACCCAGCTGGGTGCTGCCATCCACTGTCCCAGCGCCTTCTAGCAGACTGGGTGTGGTCCCATGAGCCCAGCCCTCGCGTGTCTCAGCCTTTGCCCAGGGTCTGGTGCCTGGTTGGCCAGACTTGTAGACCCGGAAGGTATAGGTGGGGCCCCCTTCGGGGGCTATCCCAAGGATTCGGAGTGCCTGCAGCCCTCTGCCTGGGTGTGTAGCTGAATGACCCTAGAGGCCTGGGGTGCTGGAACCCCAGCCCCTGGGTAGAGGCAAGTCAGAGGCAAGCTTGTGACCAgactggggcagggaaggggcgCCGTGCGGCATTTCCCCTACCCTGGGTCCCAGGTTCAAGGCGTGGGCATGGGAGCTTGCCGTATTTCCATAGCAAACCGGAGGGCCCGGCCAGAGTGGAGATGGGAACCTGGAGGGTTTCGGGGATCCCAGAGAGCACAGAGGGAGTAAAAAGCGCCCGCATTCGGAGACCGGCCTCTTCCCCGCtgccttggggaaggaaggcagaggccGCCCTCCGCCGCCGCGGGCGGGGCTGCCCGGACCCcgcaggggtggggagggccagcCGGGCCCAGGAAGGGGGCGGGGCGGCCGCAGTGACGCGCGGCGGCGGGGAGGGACGGCAGGGGCGCCTGCGGGCGGACCCGGAGGAAGGTCGGGGCCATGGGCCCGCGCTGCGCCTCCAGAGGGTCCGGCCACTGCTGGAACCTGAGGCCGAGGCGGAGGGCGCCCCGGGCTCCGACCCACGGCCTGTCCGTCCTCGCCCGCATCGGGTGGGGGGCGCCCGCCCTAAACTAGAGGTGAGTCGGGACGTCGGCAGGCGGGCCAAGAGCGCGGCGGGGGACGGGGACGCCGCGGAGCACAGGGAAGTGGGGACAGCGCGGCCTCTCGCCTGCTCGCGGGGTGCGAGGTGGCGGACAGGTGGGAGGGGTGCCCGCAGCGAAACCGGGCGCAGGTGGGCGGAGCGGGGCTCCCTGGGAAGGGGCCCGTGGGATACCAAGTGGAGCCACTCTTGCCTCGGTCCGAAGGAGTCAACCCCAGGAACGATGGTGGGATGGCTGCATAGACAAGTGCCGGGGGTCCAGGAAGGATGCTGGGGAAAGGGAAGTTGAGGTCTGGGCTGCCAGCCGGAGTGAGGAAGGCAGGTCCGGGGGGCGGAGGGGTTAGTAATCTAGTCCTGGAAGGTAGGTTCGGATGCGGGGGGTGGGGAACACTGACAGAGATGCTAAGAGGAGGGGCGCAAGGGGCTGCTCCGCGGAGAGACACCCCGGGGGCAAGGTCCGAAGTGGACGTCTAGAGTGGGGGACACGGGACCCAACTGACTCTGGGAAAGGGATGCAGGGGGCGGCCCCCAGGGGCCGGGTGTGGAAGGCGGACACGGAAGGAGGGGCCCGGCGCTCCTGGGGGCGGGTCCCCGAAGGATGCTGTTTCCAGGGGGCTTAGGACGCGGTCGCGGCCggagaggctgggagagcccACCGGCCCGGGGCCGCCGCTCCGAGGGGCCCGCGTCAGCGCGCGGTTGCCATGGTGACGagcgggcggggggcgggggctgcgAGGAAAAGAGGTCAGCGCTCAGCCTCGCTGCGGCTCCCGGCCCCCGGCGGCGCTGGCGGCGGCGCTGGGCTCGCCTCTGCCTCCCCGTCGGCGGGCCCGGGCATGGGGTCCCGCGGCCCGAGCCCCTCGGCCCGCGCGCAGGGCTCGGGGCCGCGCGCCGCCGCCCCGCACTGACGGCCGCGCGGTGCCCTGCGCCAGGCGGAGCGGAGGCCGCGCGCGGCTGGCCGAGAGCCTTCAGGATGCTGATCAAGGAGTACCACATTCTGCTGCCCATGAGCTTGGACGAGTACCAGGTGGCCCAGCTCTACATGATCCAGGTGAGGGCGGTGGGAAACAGGAGATGGGGGGGGCCATACTTCATGATAGGGTAACCGCACCTGGGACAAGGGGCCAGGCCCAGCGCAACACCCGCCAATCCTGCTCCGGGGCTTGGAAGGGCTCAGA
It encodes:
- the CDK2AP2 gene encoding cyclin-dependent kinase 2-associated protein 2 translates to MSYKPIAPAPSSTPGSSTPGPGTPVPTAGSVPSPSGSVPGAAAPFRPLFNDFGPPSMGYVQAMKPPGAQGSQSTYTDLLSVIEEMGKEIRPTYAGSKSAMERLKRGIIHARALVRECLAETERNART